The genomic DNA CCGACGAGCGCCGCCCCGCGCGGGCTCATGCTGGTGGCGAGGATCGCCTTCCCGGTTTTCGAGTAGTTGATGAACGCGAACAGTCCGGCGATCAGCACCCACGAGAGCGCGACCGCCACCAACAAATTGTTCTGGACGGCGTTACCGAGGATTTCGGTGTTGCCGGAGACGAGCGCGGGGATCGCCCGAGGCTGGCTCCCTTCGACGATCCTGACGACCTCCTCGACGACGATCGAGGCCAGGAGCGTGAGTATCATCACGACGATGATGTTGTCGCTCCGTCGCTCGGCGAACCCCTTGTAGAGAAGCACGCTGAACAGCGCCGGGACCGCGATCGCCGCGAGTACGCCCGCCCAGATACCGAATCCGGCAGTCGTGACGTAGTAGGCGGCGAACGCACCGATCGTGATGACCGCGCCGTGCGCGAGGTTGATGGTCCCGCCGACGCCGAAGATCATCGTGAAGCCGATCGCGACCAGCGCGTACAGCGAGCTGATCACCACTCCGTTGATGACGATGTTGGCGACGTCGACCATCGATCAGATCCAGGCGGGCGGCTGGTAGTCGGCGGTCTTGTACTGTTCGGGCCAGATGACTTCCTGGACCCCGCCGCCGTCCTCGCCCTCCTGCCACTGGAGAAAGACCGGGTAGATGGCGTCCTCGCTGTAGATCGGGTCGTGGGGATGATTCTCATCGCGACCGTAGAACTGGAGGTTCCCCGTCGTCGCGGTGAACGAGGCCTCCTCCATCGCCGACACCAGCTCGTCGGCGTCGGTCGTGCCCGTCTGCTCGACCATCGCGGCGTAGAGTTTGACCGCATCGTACGCGATATAGCCGGTGTAGACCGGGTAGCTGTCGTACTCCTCGTTGTAGGCCTCGACGAACGGCTGGGTCTTCTCGGTGACCTCGCTCTGTGGCGTCGCGGAGGTCTGGGTCACGCCGTAGAGACAGGCCCCGTTGACCGCCTCGTAGTAGGAGGGAAGCTGCATCGGGACGTGGATACCCGCGAACCCGAAGGGACGTTGCTGCTTGGCCCACTGGACCACCGCCTCGGTTCCGGTGTGGGCCATCGCGGTGAACATCCCGCTCGCATCCGAACTCTGGACGTCGTCGAACAGCGGCCCGAAGTTCGTCGTTCCGCTCGCGTAGCGTTGATTGCCCGCCACCTCGACGCCGACCTCGCTGAGGCTCTCGTTGAACAGCTCCGAGATCGGCTCGGTCCACGTGTAGTCCTCGACCATCGCGTACGTCGAATCCCAGCCCATCGCCTCGAAGTTGGCCTCCCCGAAGTCGATCAGGTTCCGGCCGAGATCGAGGTCGTTGAGCGGCCCCGCCCGGAAGTGGTATTTGAACTGCTCGTAGTCCTCCGCGATCATCGCCGAGACCTCCGTGCTCGCCGCACCGGCCGTGAGGTGGACCGTCTGCTGTTGGGCGATGTCGTCCATGATGTTCAGGAGAACCTCGCTGGTGAACACGCCGGTCGTGACGTCGGCATCCTGGTTCAGAACGAGCTCGCGGTAGCGCTGCTGGCCGGTCGACGGGTCTTCCTCGGTGTTCCCGACCGCCAACTCGACCTCCGCACCACCGATCCCGCCGTTCTCGTTGATCTCCGCGACCGCGAGCTCCGCGCCGTTGACGATCGAGCCACCGATGGGATCGTTCTCCGGGTTCGGGGCCAGCGCACCGATCGTGATCGGGCCTTCGATATCGGCGCTCCCGCCGGAGCCACCCGATGCGTTGCCGCTACCGCCGCTGGTCCCGTTATCGCCGCCACCGTCGGAGCCGTTGCCACCGGAGCCGGTCCCACCACTGCCACCGGAACCGTTGCCGCCACCGCCCGTTCCGGAGCCGCTCTCCCCGGAACCGCCACCGGAGCCACCACCACCAGAACCACCGTCGTCGCCGCCACCGAGGCTGAGACAGCCGGCAACCGCCGTCCCAACCGCTGCGCCGCCGGTTGCCTTCAGAAACGTCCGTCGACTACTGCGTCCATCGTCAGCAGAAGAGTCGTTGCCACGCTCGCCGTTCGATTCGTTACCATTGTTAACCATTGGTACTCTGTGACTAGGACACATTGTTCATAAAAGTACCGGATGGTACAGTTCGTGAAGCGACAGATCGGTATTTCGTGGTTGCCTGGTGCCGGACGGGCTCATCCGAGCTAGTTCCAGGATATCGATGGGTAGAACCCCATGAACGGACGGCAAGCGAACCGGAGTCAGCAGATCGATCCCGACCACAGTTTAACAATGATGAGCTGATTCCGGGATTCGCTGACCAGTGGCGATGGAGTTAACTCCGTGCCGAGTGGCTCGCTATGCATGGACGCCAGTGAGATCGAGCGTGTCGCGGTGCTCGGCGCGGGCAATATGGGCCACGGCATCACCGAAGTCGTCGCGATCGCGGGCTACGACGTGACGATGCGCGATGTCGAACAGGAGTTCGTCGACTCGGGCTACGAGGACATCGAGTGGAGTCT from Halococcus saccharolyticus DSM 5350 includes the following:
- a CDS encoding branched-chain amino acid ABC transporter permease: MVDVANIVINGVVISSLYALVAIGFTMIFGVGGTINLAHGAVITIGAFAAYYVTTAGFGIWAGVLAAIAVPALFSVLLYKGFAERRSDNIIVVMILTLLASIVVEEVVRIVEGSQPRAIPALVSGNTEILGNAVQNNLLVAVALSWVLIAGLFAFINYSKTGKAILATSMSPRGAALVGIESGRINLYTWAIAGVLAGLAGLFLGSYQTANWAMGREPLILSFSIVVLGGLGSIRGSLVAAYVIGFLEVITTSAIDPRLSGLAGLVILVLVLLVRPEGLFGRELAEA
- a CDS encoding ABC transporter substrate-binding protein, with protein sequence MVNNGNESNGERGNDSSADDGRSSRRTFLKATGGAAVGTAVAGCLSLGGGDDGGSGGGGSGGGSGESGSGTGGGGNGSGGSGGTGSGGNGSDGGGDNGTSGGSGNASGGSGGSADIEGPITIGALAPNPENDPIGGSIVNGAELAVAEINENGGIGGAEVELAVGNTEEDPSTGQQRYRELVLNQDADVTTGVFTSEVLLNIMDDIAQQQTVHLTAGAASTEVSAMIAEDYEQFKYHFRAGPLNDLDLGRNLIDFGEANFEAMGWDSTYAMVEDYTWTEPISELFNESLSEVGVEVAGNQRYASGTTNFGPLFDDVQSSDASGMFTAMAHTGTEAVVQWAKQQRPFGFAGIHVPMQLPSYYEAVNGACLYGVTQTSATPQSEVTEKTQPFVEAYNEEYDSYPVYTGYIAYDAVKLYAAMVEQTGTTDADELVSAMEEASFTATTGNLQFYGRDENHPHDPIYSEDAIYPVFLQWQEGEDGGGVQEVIWPEQYKTADYQPPAWI